Proteins from a genomic interval of Desulfovibrio piger:
- a CDS encoding zincin-like metallopeptidase domain-containing protein, whose protein sequence is MATNKKDRIPFHEEFAEKIIKMLEEGTAPWQKPWTPAQNMAPRNPLSGTVYRGVNRLHLAMQGYADPRWMTLKQANDAGYRIKQGSRSTPVVYYQFTREQDKMDENGQPVLGDDGTPVRETVELARPILRMARVFNAAQVENFPPIPEQEKAFAWNPQEKAEAVLANSGAIIRHDQRDRAFYRPSSDEIHLPPKTRFAQADQYYATALHELGHWTGHPDRLNREFGPFGSSTYAKEELRAEISSWMVGQDIGVGHDPGQHAAYVKSWIAALKDDPLEIMRACRDAERIHDFVLSMEMQKEKSVEHAMDEAPETMDMAPPPVQAAQERTYIHIPYQDKEQAKALGARWDARQKQWYAPEGTDLAPLRQYLSAPENKPSMECASKTSQEKTYLHVPYKDKNVAKALGARWDARQKQWYAPEGTDLEPLQRFLPNPERFRDMDTLSPQEEFARKLADLGLDLKGQLPEMDGQIHRVPLLSKQGHGLDGSYCLHGDGRPAGWAQNHVTGDRVKLVASGVILSPAEIEKQRQERTARLQAQEQERAKAHEAAAQRCQAMWDSFSWASSSPYLERKGVSAFGLKEDQGNLIVPLKNAEGQLRGFQAIAPDGQKTFARGMEKKGNFHLIGADEKDLSQGEILLCEGYATGASLHMATGKAVAVAFDSGNLLPVAEAIRAKYPNAAITICADNDHSIQREGKPYNVGLEKAKMAAQKVNGSVKTPLFTEKEKSQGLTDFNDLHKARGLEAVRHQLGLGRKIEQEKELTR, encoded by the coding sequence ATGGCCACAAATAAAAAGGATCGGATTCCTTTCCATGAGGAGTTCGCGGAGAAAATCATCAAGATGTTGGAAGAGGGAACCGCGCCGTGGCAAAAGCCTTGGACGCCCGCCCAAAACATGGCTCCTCGCAATCCTCTGTCCGGGACAGTTTATCGTGGGGTCAACCGCTTGCATCTTGCCATGCAGGGCTATGCTGATCCACGCTGGATGACGCTGAAGCAGGCCAATGATGCTGGCTACCGCATCAAACAGGGCAGTCGCTCCACGCCTGTCGTCTACTACCAGTTCACCCGCGAGCAGGACAAAATGGACGAAAATGGACAGCCTGTCCTGGGAGATGACGGTACACCCGTTCGTGAGACGGTAGAACTGGCACGGCCCATTCTTCGCATGGCTCGCGTTTTTAACGCGGCACAGGTGGAAAACTTCCCTCCGATCCCGGAGCAAGAGAAGGCCTTTGCCTGGAATCCCCAAGAGAAGGCTGAAGCTGTTCTGGCCAATTCCGGCGCTATCATCAGGCACGATCAGCGTGACCGGGCATTCTATCGCCCGTCGAGTGATGAAATCCACCTGCCTCCCAAAACCCGCTTCGCACAAGCCGACCAGTATTATGCAACGGCATTGCATGAGCTGGGGCACTGGACAGGGCACCCTGATCGCCTGAATCGGGAGTTCGGTCCCTTCGGCTCCTCCACCTACGCCAAAGAAGAGCTGCGTGCAGAGATTTCCTCCTGGATGGTCGGGCAAGACATTGGTGTCGGGCATGATCCCGGACAGCACGCCGCATACGTAAAATCATGGATCGCCGCACTGAAGGACGATCCTCTGGAAATAATGCGCGCCTGCCGTGACGCTGAACGCATCCATGACTTTGTTCTGAGTATGGAAATGCAAAAAGAAAAATCCGTTGAGCACGCTATGGATGAGGCTCCCGAAACGATGGATATGGCCCCTCCGCCTGTACAAGCTGCGCAGGAAAGAACCTACATCCATATACCGTACCAGGACAAAGAACAGGCTAAGGCGCTGGGTGCCCGCTGGGATGCTCGTCAAAAACAGTGGTATGCCCCGGAGGGGACTGACCTCGCGCCGCTGCGGCAGTACCTGTCCGCTCCTGAAAACAAGCCAAGCATGGAGTGTGCCTCCAAAACAAGCCAAGAGAAGACATATCTTCACGTCCCCTACAAGGATAAAAACGTGGCCAAGGCGCTGGGTGCCCGCTGGGATGCCCGCCAAAAGCAGTGGTATGCCCCGGAGGGGACTGATCTTGAGCCGCTACAGCGGTTCCTGCCGAATCCTGAAAGATTCCGGGACATGGATACCCTCTCGCCGCAAGAGGAGTTTGCACGGAAGCTGGCTGACCTTGGCCTTGATTTGAAGGGACAGCTCCCAGAGATGGACGGACAAATCCATCGAGTTCCCCTTCTGTCAAAGCAAGGGCATGGTCTGGATGGGAGCTACTGCTTGCATGGAGATGGACGGCCTGCGGGCTGGGCACAGAATCATGTCACGGGAGACAGGGTGAAGCTGGTTGCGTCTGGGGTGATTCTGTCTCCTGCTGAAATTGAAAAACAGCGCCAGGAACGAACGGCACGACTTCAGGCTCAGGAGCAGGAGCGTGCCAAGGCGCATGAGGCTGCCGCACAGCGATGCCAAGCCATGTGGGACAGTTTTTCCTGGGCGTCCTCCTCTCCCTACCTGGAAAGGAAGGGAGTATCGGCCTTTGGCCTCAAGGAAGACCAGGGCAACCTCATTGTGCCGCTCAAAAATGCAGAGGGCCAGTTGCGCGGCTTCCAGGCCATTGCCCCGGATGGCCAGAAAACATTTGCAAGAGGTATGGAAAAAAAAGGGAATTTCCATCTGATCGGTGCCGATGAGAAGGACTTATCCCAGGGAGAAATCCTCCTGTGCGAAGGGTATGCCACGGGGGCATCCCTGCATATGGCCACGGGAAAAGCCGTGGCTGTCGCTTTTGACTCCGGCAATCTGCTGCCTGTAGCTGAAGCGATCCGCGCCAAATACCCTAATGCGGCAATTACCATCTGCGCAGACAATGACCACTCCATACAGAGAGAGGGCAAGCCGTATAATGTCGGCCTGGAAAAAGCCAAAATGGCTGCTCAGAAGGTCAATGGCTCTGTCAAAACGCCCCTGTTCACCGAAAAAGAAAAATCGCAAGGCCTGACGGATTTCAATGACCTGCATAAAGCACGCGGACTTGAAGCTGTCCGGCATCAGCTGGGATTAGGGCGAAAGATCGAGCAGGAAAAGGAGCTTACTCGATGA
- the traF gene encoding conjugative transfer signal peptidase TraF: protein MKAILICLVGMMLFLYCAGFRLNPTPSLPKGIYRIVSGTPERGDFIAFCLKSPVWTLLAKERGYLAPGSCPSGLRPLLKQVVGMPGDAITIESDAIHLSTISGSSRWPAARHEDSAGRLLPGSSLESGMIPDGMCLALSDHPGSFDSRFFGLVPLADVVKVKPVFTIKE, encoded by the coding sequence ATGAAGGCAATTTTGATATGCCTCGTTGGAATGATGTTGTTCCTGTATTGTGCCGGTTTTCGGCTCAACCCGACTCCATCGTTGCCAAAAGGCATTTACCGCATCGTTTCTGGGACTCCAGAACGTGGGGATTTCATCGCCTTCTGTCTGAAATCGCCTGTCTGGACACTGCTGGCCAAAGAACGTGGCTACCTTGCTCCTGGCTCATGTCCCTCCGGTCTGCGCCCATTGCTGAAGCAAGTGGTGGGGATGCCCGGAGATGCCATAACGATAGAGTCTGACGCCATACATCTCAGCACAATCTCTGGATCGAGCCGCTGGCCCGCTGCCCGGCATGAAGATTCCGCAGGCCGCCTCTTGCCTGGCAGCTCTCTGGAATCCGGGATGATTCCTGACGGCATGTGCTTGGCGTTGTCCGATCATCCCGGCAGCTTTGACAGCCGATTCTTCGGGCTGGTGCCCTTGGCCGACGTGGTCAAAGTCAAGCCCGTTTTTACCATAAAGGAGTGA
- a CDS encoding type IV secretory system conjugative DNA transfer family protein — protein sequence MAQQQEYGLQTTEANRKHTVLWAFMAAIPLLALLGMEMATLKIASDYGFHPMLGQPWFSVLGVPVYAPWRVFTWEGISQPVMDNALVLGQAFFLLPLFLALLCVVAARRLKGNQELHGSARWARKAEIERMGYLGGQGVYVGGWFDKKKNILRYLRHNGPEHILCFAPTRSGKGVGLILPTLLSWPGSTLTLDIKGENWALTSGWRKSQGHKVLRFAPADSSGFGCAFNPLDEIRLTSLEAVQDVQNLALMLVDPDGKGLEDHWTKAAFAFFSGLILHCCVVVRSRQGRMPSLQELTLMMSDPDRTTAELLDEMMVMDHAMLFREFAPDADARVGEACHIFIASSAREMAAKAENEASGVLSSALVNMAIYRDPIININTARSDFHIHDLMNHETPLDLYLVTPPDGIDRVRPLMRLMLDMIVRRVCSSMEFKDGASVAGYKHRLLFMLDELTSLGKVPILEKAIAYIAGYGGKLYLIVQDTKQLNGVYGKDNALMANCHVRIAYAPNDAETAELLSKMTGKTTVVEKKNSVSISKSGRSRSINIAETARPLLTPDECSRLPGAEKDSSGKITKPGHMLIFTAGQFPIYGMQILYFKDLVFSQRAKIPAPGISENSPAGMTDSLYFPREVPLPIEPKEQDIAAPVTFESFLEDRP from the coding sequence ATGGCGCAGCAGCAAGAATATGGCCTTCAGACAACCGAGGCCAACCGCAAGCATACTGTCTTATGGGCATTTATGGCGGCAATACCGCTCTTGGCCCTGCTGGGCATGGAGATGGCAACGCTGAAAATCGCGTCTGATTACGGCTTCCATCCCATGCTGGGGCAGCCCTGGTTTTCGGTGTTAGGTGTTCCAGTCTATGCCCCGTGGCGTGTTTTTACATGGGAAGGCATCTCCCAACCAGTCATGGATAATGCCCTTGTACTTGGACAGGCATTCTTCCTGCTGCCGCTGTTCCTTGCCCTGTTATGTGTCGTCGCAGCCAGGCGTCTCAAAGGAAACCAGGAACTGCACGGATCAGCCCGCTGGGCACGAAAAGCAGAAATCGAGCGTATGGGCTACCTCGGCGGACAAGGTGTGTATGTCGGTGGATGGTTCGATAAAAAAAAGAACATATTACGCTATCTTCGACATAACGGCCCAGAGCATATCCTGTGTTTTGCCCCTACACGCTCAGGCAAGGGGGTGGGCCTGATCCTGCCGACGCTTCTGTCCTGGCCAGGCTCCACCCTGACCTTGGACATTAAGGGGGAGAATTGGGCGCTCACTTCCGGCTGGCGCAAATCCCAGGGGCATAAAGTTCTGCGTTTTGCTCCGGCGGATTCGTCCGGCTTCGGCTGCGCTTTCAACCCGCTGGATGAAATCCGTCTGACTTCGCTGGAAGCTGTCCAGGATGTTCAGAATCTGGCCCTTATGCTGGTCGATCCTGACGGTAAAGGCCTGGAAGACCACTGGACAAAGGCAGCCTTCGCCTTTTTTTCAGGCTTGATCCTGCATTGCTGCGTGGTTGTGCGCTCCCGGCAGGGGCGCATGCCGTCTCTTCAGGAATTGACGCTGATGATGTCTGATCCTGACCGTACAACAGCGGAACTGCTGGATGAGATGATGGTCATGGATCACGCGATGCTGTTTCGGGAGTTCGCTCCGGACGCGGACGCCCGTGTTGGTGAGGCCTGTCATATTTTCATAGCCAGCTCGGCCCGCGAAATGGCCGCAAAGGCGGAGAATGAAGCCTCCGGCGTCCTGTCGTCGGCGCTGGTCAATATGGCCATTTATCGGGACCCCATCATCAATATCAACACAGCCCGCTCGGATTTTCATATCCATGACCTCATGAACCACGAGACGCCTCTGGACTTGTATCTTGTGACACCTCCAGACGGCATAGATCGGGTGCGTCCCCTGATGCGGCTTATGCTTGATATGATCGTGCGCCGTGTCTGTTCCAGCATGGAGTTCAAGGATGGTGCCAGCGTCGCTGGATACAAACACCGGCTCCTGTTCATGCTGGACGAGCTGACAAGCTTGGGCAAGGTGCCGATTTTGGAGAAAGCCATTGCGTACATCGCCGGTTATGGCGGCAAGCTTTATCTGATCGTGCAAGACACCAAGCAGCTCAATGGGGTCTACGGAAAAGACAATGCCTTGATGGCTAACTGTCATGTTCGCATAGCCTATGCGCCGAATGACGCGGAGACAGCGGAACTTCTGTCGAAAATGACCGGCAAAACAACCGTTGTGGAAAAAAAGAACTCTGTCTCCATCAGCAAGAGCGGGCGTTCCCGATCCATCAATATCGCAGAGACAGCCAGGCCCTTGCTGACACCTGACGAGTGTTCCCGCCTCCCTGGAGCGGAGAAGGACAGCAGCGGAAAGATTACCAAGCCCGGACATATGCTCATTTTTACCGCTGGCCAATTTCCAATATATGGAATGCAGATTCTGTACTTTAAGGATTTGGTCTTTTCGCAGCGCGCTAAAATCCCTGCACCGGGAATTTCGGAAAACTCGCCTGCCGGGATGACCGACTCTCTCTATTTCCCTCGTGAGGTTCCCCTTCCTATCGAGCCGAAAGAGCAGGACATAGCGGCACCTGTGACGTTCGAGAGTTTCCTGGAAGATCGGCCATGA
- a CDS encoding TrbI/VirB10 family protein: MKDESPNGLVMSPEPVVARMGRWPLYALLIVLILLLAALIYSVNFAHDPQKKEGPQKAATVSEEDKPVWLVEGSGLALDPKKDRTSGVMVPPEPAKPEPIVVVQREAKPDQQIENIRRIRAQSYMNALTAPLVAKRVSSGGSTVVTASTAPGTASTTGSDVVSSAASAGADGYYNPAADRDKEAFFDRARKDTSWQLPEQRTEGMPLELKTGAVIPGVMLTGINSDLPGNMIAQVAQNVYDTATGLNLLIPQGARLYGIYDSRVVYGQQRVLIAWNRLIFPDGSSISLGAMPGADMAGMAGFNDDVDNHYARIFGSALMMSLVSGGMAYALDGANDSTETDNGTRMTDEMTASLAQQLGQTTTTLLQRNLSIKPTLEIRPGYQFNIVVTKDVIFREPYTRWRH; encoded by the coding sequence ATGAAGGATGAATCCCCCAACGGACTTGTCATGTCCCCTGAACCTGTCGTGGCCAGGATGGGGCGCTGGCCGTTATACGCACTACTGATCGTGCTAATCCTCTTACTGGCTGCACTGATATACAGCGTCAATTTTGCCCATGACCCTCAAAAAAAGGAAGGGCCACAAAAAGCGGCGACAGTCAGCGAAGAGGACAAGCCTGTCTGGCTTGTCGAAGGAAGCGGGCTTGCACTTGATCCCAAAAAAGACAGGACAAGCGGCGTAATGGTGCCCCCGGAACCCGCCAAGCCGGAGCCTATCGTTGTTGTCCAAAGGGAGGCCAAGCCGGATCAGCAAATCGAAAATATCAGGCGGATCAGGGCACAATCGTACATGAATGCTCTGACTGCTCCTCTGGTCGCCAAGCGGGTATCCAGCGGAGGAAGCACCGTAGTCACGGCATCAACGGCTCCGGGCACAGCCTCCACCACGGGATCGGATGTCGTTTCTTCTGCGGCGTCTGCCGGTGCGGATGGCTACTACAACCCTGCCGCTGATCGTGACAAAGAGGCCTTTTTCGACCGTGCCCGCAAGGATACGTCCTGGCAGCTTCCTGAGCAGCGTACTGAGGGGATGCCCCTGGAGCTGAAGACCGGGGCCGTAATCCCAGGTGTGATGCTGACGGGTATCAATTCCGATCTGCCTGGCAACATGATCGCGCAGGTAGCCCAGAACGTCTATGACACGGCGACGGGCCTGAACTTGCTTATTCCACAGGGCGCTCGTCTGTACGGCATTTATGACTCCCGTGTCGTATATGGCCAGCAGCGTGTCCTGATTGCCTGGAACAGACTCATTTTCCCCGATGGATCGTCGATTTCACTTGGCGCAATGCCAGGTGCTGATATGGCCGGTATGGCAGGCTTCAATGACGATGTGGACAACCATTACGCCCGGATTTTCGGATCGGCTCTCATGATGTCGCTGGTCTCTGGGGGCATGGCCTACGCTCTGGACGGGGCCAATGACAGCACGGAGACGGACAACGGGACACGCATGACTGATGAGATGACGGCCTCTCTGGCGCAGCAGCTTGGCCAGACAACGACGACGCTCCTTCAGCGTAACCTGAGCATCAAGCCCACGTTGGAGATCAGGCCAGGCTACCAGTTCAATATCGTGGTCACGAAGGACGTAATCTTCAGGGAACCCTACACGCGCTGGCGGCACTGA
- the trbG gene encoding P-type conjugative transfer protein TrbG, with protein sequence MKYLALVLFLVLAPTAVMAASQEAAPQLPPDFLNLPDFLSNDTVPLTQREKKALNLTRAWAGRGPAPVLSHSGKLVYVHGASLPTILASPMQVCDVELQPGEKVNEVIVGDSARWMVETGSAGETTHLFIKPVDAGLETTAVVTTDRRVYHLRLVSQRTGHTPYVGFVYADSMKQQIAAKNAAQERETSRNTAMLDGKSVDISKLNFNFEVRGKASWKPERVFDDGEKIYIHLPRKSTELPVLLARRKGENVLVNYRADGKKLVVDGIFDELTLLLGVGSGKEEIRIIRKS encoded by the coding sequence ATGAAATATCTTGCCTTGGTGCTTTTTTTGGTTCTTGCCCCTACGGCTGTAATGGCGGCTTCCCAGGAAGCTGCCCCGCAATTGCCTCCTGACTTTTTGAATCTGCCTGATTTTCTCAGCAATGACACCGTGCCCCTTACTCAACGGGAGAAGAAAGCGCTCAACCTGACTCGTGCCTGGGCCGGGCGTGGCCCCGCACCGGTTCTCTCTCATTCCGGGAAGCTGGTCTATGTGCATGGCGCATCCTTGCCGACGATTTTGGCCAGCCCCATGCAGGTCTGTGATGTGGAGTTACAGCCGGGGGAAAAAGTCAATGAAGTCATCGTAGGAGACTCCGCCCGCTGGATGGTTGAAACAGGCTCCGCAGGAGAAACGACACATTTGTTCATCAAACCGGTGGACGCTGGTCTGGAAACCACGGCGGTGGTCACGACGGATCGCCGAGTCTACCATCTTCGCCTTGTCTCTCAACGCACAGGGCACACGCCTTATGTGGGTTTTGTCTACGCAGACTCCATGAAACAGCAGATAGCAGCCAAGAACGCTGCGCAGGAACGGGAAACCTCTCGCAATACCGCCATGCTGGATGGGAAAAGCGTCGATATTTCCAAGCTGAACTTTAACTTTGAAGTCCGGGGGAAGGCCTCCTGGAAGCCGGAACGTGTCTTTGACGACGGGGAAAAAATCTACATTCATCTGCCGCGCAAAAGCACGGAACTGCCCGTACTGCTGGCGCGCAGAAAAGGAGAAAATGTCCTGGTCAACTACCGTGCGGATGGGAAAAAGCTGGTCGTTGACGGCATCTTTGACGAACTGACGCTGTTGCTGGGCGTGGGATCAGGCAAAGAAGAGATTCGGATCATCAGGAAGAGCTAG
- a CDS encoding type IV secretion system protein yields the protein MFFKKKEKAETAPSGDGKNPYLNARQEWLERYGSYISRAAQWRLTTIIALVILAGSITGNVIQACQVKAIPYIVEVDKLGKSAVVARADQASATPLRLIQAEIAACISDWRTVTADIELQKHMIQRLSYFVTGSAKGVLKEWFATNNPYEIAKSGKLVHVEIQSLPLPVSSDSYRVEWTETIRSHAGVVLEQHTYEATVSIQISPPTSEAVLLRNPGGMYITGLSASRVFKNFGPAPSSAIQ from the coding sequence ATGTTTTTTAAGAAAAAAGAAAAGGCAGAAACAGCTCCTTCTGGGGATGGGAAAAATCCGTATCTCAATGCCCGCCAAGAATGGCTGGAACGCTATGGCTCGTACATCAGCCGCGCTGCGCAGTGGCGACTGACAACCATCATCGCCCTGGTTATCCTGGCAGGCTCTATCACCGGCAACGTAATCCAAGCCTGCCAGGTCAAAGCGATTCCGTACATCGTCGAAGTGGATAAGCTCGGCAAATCGGCTGTTGTCGCGCGTGCAGATCAGGCCAGCGCAACACCATTACGCTTGATTCAGGCTGAAATCGCAGCCTGCATCTCCGACTGGCGCACTGTTACCGCAGACATTGAGCTGCAAAAGCACATGATCCAGAGGCTCAGCTACTTTGTGACTGGCAGTGCCAAAGGGGTACTGAAGGAATGGTTTGCAACGAATAACCCCTATGAAATCGCCAAGTCCGGGAAGTTGGTGCATGTCGAAATTCAAAGTCTGCCCCTGCCTGTCAGCTCGGACTCCTACCGTGTGGAGTGGACAGAAACCATCCGTTCTCATGCAGGTGTAGTGCTTGAGCAGCACACCTATGAAGCCACGGTCAGCATTCAGATTTCACCGCCGACCTCAGAGGCCGTCCTGCTGCGGAATCCGGGCGGCATGTATATCACAGGTCTCTCCGCAAGCCGCGTCTTTAAAAACTTTGGGCCTGCCCCGTCTTCTGCCATCCAATAG
- the trbL gene encoding P-type conjugative transfer protein TrbL encodes MTTPRTKIIFFIFILLYIYFYNTSIVYAAMQGDTIVSDIVSTFHNGLAKYESVMLKYAKLLFYWCAVFEIGWLGIRVALGASELRETLKSFCLVILAAGFFLAVINNYHTWTWNLINGLKSIAGEATTIVDASDKPFSVGLKLAQDLFALGGYDPIEFIAYFLAGMSILFCFTLITLQIILIKCECIVAMCASSILLGLGATSFFRDYAINTLRYVFAVAFKLMVMQLVMGVGIDFIQQLQVADNMGWGQVGVTISFCIIFYCLVKTLPDVVAGIIQGSHVNTGNALTSTVTAMGAGLAGLGIAAGAGMANIGRAAQVAKAEGAQGVRGIMKGTASNLWNATRESMHNKDSRNNTVSSSLRQRLEAQRLRND; translated from the coding sequence ATGACTACTCCTAGAACAAAAATCATTTTTTTCATATTCATACTCCTTTATATTTATTTTTATAATACTAGCATTGTATATGCCGCAATGCAAGGTGACACCATCGTTTCAGACATCGTGTCAACTTTTCATAATGGGTTAGCAAAGTATGAATCTGTTATGCTTAAATATGCAAAACTACTTTTTTATTGGTGCGCTGTTTTTGAAATCGGATGGCTTGGCATCAGAGTAGCCTTGGGAGCTTCGGAGTTACGTGAAACACTCAAAAGCTTCTGTCTCGTCATTCTAGCTGCTGGATTTTTTTTGGCAGTCATCAATAATTATCATACTTGGACGTGGAACCTTATCAATGGGCTAAAATCTATTGCAGGAGAAGCTACAACTATTGTTGACGCATCTGATAAGCCGTTTTCCGTTGGACTTAAATTAGCTCAAGATCTTTTTGCGCTTGGAGGATACGATCCAATAGAGTTTATTGCTTATTTTCTTGCCGGAATGTCAATTTTATTTTGCTTTACACTTATTACATTGCAAATAATTTTAATAAAATGTGAATGTATTGTCGCTATGTGTGCGTCATCTATATTGCTTGGGCTTGGGGCAACATCATTTTTTCGTGATTATGCCATCAATACATTAAGATATGTTTTTGCTGTAGCTTTTAAGTTGATGGTCATGCAACTAGTGATGGGAGTTGGTATTGACTTCATTCAGCAACTTCAAGTTGCCGATAATATGGGATGGGGACAAGTTGGCGTCACGATCTCGTTCTGCATCATCTTCTACTGCCTCGTCAAAACGCTGCCTGACGTCGTCGCAGGTATCATCCAGGGATCGCACGTCAATACCGGCAATGCTCTCACGTCAACGGTCACGGCTATGGGAGCAGGACTTGCCGGATTGGGCATTGCTGCCGGTGCTGGCATGGCCAATATCGGCAGGGCCGCCCAAGTCGCAAAGGCTGAAGGCGCTCAAGGCGTCCGGGGAATCATGAAAGGGACGGCCAGTAACCTGTGGAATGCCACGCGGGAGTCTATGCACAACAAGGATTCGCGCAACAATACAGTGTCTTCTTCGCTTCGCCAGAGACTTGAAGCCCAGAGATTGCGTAATGACTAA